The bacterium genome has a window encoding:
- a CDS encoding nucleotide exchange factor GrpE — MTEENKGMIMYRKLRGRLKELMGQSNLYRQMADENFDKYLRAMADLDNYRKRTAKEYLEKEGDANRNLVAKVLPVLDNLDRALSSSRELCERDESFRSFYLGVQMIDQQIHKILEAEGLSILKSEGQPFDPNKHEAVLAVESREHLPDTVLNEVEKGFLFRDKILRPARVTVSKLPAGNAETEADQPNDQNDEQ, encoded by the coding sequence GTGACCGAGGAAAACAAGGGAATGATAATGTACCGCAAGCTCAGAGGCCGCTTGAAGGAGCTGATGGGACAATCCAACCTGTACCGCCAGATGGCCGACGAGAACTTTGACAAGTATCTGCGGGCCATGGCCGACCTGGACAATTACCGCAAGCGCACCGCCAAGGAATACCTGGAGAAGGAGGGCGACGCCAACCGCAACCTGGTGGCCAAGGTCCTGCCGGTGCTGGACAACCTGGACCGGGCCCTGAGCTCGTCCAGGGAACTGTGCGAACGGGACGAGAGCTTCCGATCTTTCTACCTGGGCGTTCAGATGATAGACCAGCAGATCCACAAGATACTGGAGGCCGAGGGACTGTCCATCCTCAAGAGCGAGGGCCAGCCCTTTGACCCCAACAAGCACGAGGCGGTGCTGGCGGTGGAGAGCCGGGAGCACCTGCCCGACACGGTGCTCAACGAGGTGGAAAAGGGATTTTTGTTCCGGGATAAGATCCTGAGGCCGGCCCGGGTGACGGTTTCCAAGCTTCCGGCCGGAAACGCAGAAACCGAGGCAGACCAGCCAAACGATCAGAATGACGAACAGTGA